The DNA sequence TGAGCCTAGCGTGAAGGGTGTGATCAATGCGACGGGAGTGGGCAAATATCTTTGGCGACACGCCGTCCGACCGCAGCCTCACCCGCTCTGAGCAGGGCTTGTGTTAAACGCGGCGTCCCGCCGAGGTGGCTGACATCTCACCTGGCGGGACGGGAGTGGCGGGCGCGTCGGCGGCTCAGTCGTCCCGCTCGTCGTCGTCGGCCTTCTGCGCGGCCAGGGCCAGGTCTCTCGACTTGGTCGCCGACGCCTCCACCGCGTCCGCCACGGCCGACCTCACGCCGCCGGCCTCGAGCCGCCGGATCGCCGCCGCCGTGGTACCTCCCGGGGAGCAGACCGCCGCACGCAGGTCGGCGGGGCCGTCCCCCCCGGCGGTGAGCATCGCACCGGCGCCGAGGGCGGTGCCGGTCGCGAGCCGCAGCGCGACGTCACGGGGCAGGCCCTGTTCCACCGCCGCGTCCACCATCGCCTCGGCGAGGAGGAAGAAGTAGGCGGGGCCCGAGCCGGACACGGCCGTCACGGCGTCCATCTTGGACTCGTCGACGACGACGACGGCGCCGACGCTCTCCATGACCTTGACCACCTTCTCCAGGTGCTCGTCACGCGCGTAGCGCCCCTTACACACGGCCGAGACGCCCTGCCCCACGAGCATCGCCGTGTTGGGCATCACCCGCACGACCGGGGACCCCGCGCTGAGCTTGTTCTCCAGCACCGATGTGGGCACACCTGCCGCCAGGGACACCACGATCGACTCGTGGACGCTGTCGGAGATGGCGTCGCCGATCCGGTCGACCACCGCGGGGACGTCACCCGGCTTGACGGCCACCACGATCACATCCGCCCCCTCGCAGCCGATGTCCAGGCTGGTCGAGAGGATGCAGTACTTCTTGGCCAGCTCCGAGGCGCGGGGCTCGACGGCCTCGATCACCACGATGTCCGACTGCTCCGTCCCCGACTTGCGGAGACCTGCGATGAGGGCCTCGCCGATGCGTCCGCCACCGACCACTGCGATTCTCGTCATGTCCCCAACAGTGCCACACGTCCGCGACGGCCCTGTATGACGACTCCGCCCGCACCGTGAGGCGCGGGCGGAGTCGGGGCGGGGCCGGTCGGGTGCCGTGAACCGGTCAGGTGATCAATCTGAGCAACTGTGGCCCGCAGGTCACTCCCAGCCCGACGATCACCGCCAGGGCGATGCTCACCGTGTCGTTGGACCTGCGCAGCACGCGGACCATGGCGACCAGGCCGACGATCACGACGAGCGCGAGGGCCATGGCCACCCACGGCAGGTCTCGCCACAGCAGGTGGAAGCCGATGAACAGCGCCGCGCCGGCGACGCCCGAGGCCAGTACCTGCGCGACCAGGACCAGCCACTCCGTGGTCGAGGAGCGCACGGCCTGGTCGGCGTCGGCGGGGGCGTCGGCAGGAGCGTCGGCGGGGGCGTCGGCAGGAGTGTCCGGGCCGGAGTCGGTCGAGACGTCCGGCCGCGACGTCGCCGCGCCGCTCGCGGCCGCCCCTGCCGCTGCCGCGCCGGTGGCGGCGGCGCCTGTCGCGGCCGCACCCCTGGCCGCTGCTCCGCCGGCCGCGGCGTCGGTCGGGGTGTCGGCCGCGGCGTCGGCCGGGGTCTCGGCCGGGGTCTCGGGCGCTTTGTGGGGGGTCGAACCGCTGCCCGACGGAATGCCCCACGCTGACGTGTCCCCCGCCCGACCGGACGTCGTCGACGGAGCGGCCGTCGACGCCACCGAGGCCGGCGCTGCTGTGGGACCGGACGCGGTGGGACCGGAGCCGGTGGGTGCGGTGGGCCCCGCGGCAGCCGGCGAGGGGGCAGCCGGCGAGGGGCCGGCCGGTGCGTCGGCCTTCTTCACCGGCACGGTGGGGGCGGATCGATCCGTCGACGCGGCCGCCCCGGCGGCGGCGGTCCCCGCGACGCCTGCAGCGGCACCCGCGGCGACGCCGGGTGGGGTGTCCGAACGACCCGCCGGAGTCGGCCGGAAGGCGGGTGGCCCGGACCGCTCCCGGCTCGTGACCCCGTCCGCGGTGTCGTCCTTGGCCTTTCGCTTGCGACCGAACAGTCCGCGCAGCCCGCCCTTCTTGCCGGGATCGGCGGAGCGATCGGAGTCGGCCGACCAGGGCGAAGGCTGAGAATGTACCGGCTGCTGGTCCGACGCCTCCGGGGTCGCGACCTGTGGCTCGGCCTGCGGGGTCGCGGCCTGCGGGGTCGCGGCCTGCGGGGTCGACGGTGTCGAGGGCGTCTGTGACCGGGGCCCGGTCTGCGACTGTGTGGAGGCAGGGGGCTGCGCGGCGGGCTCCTGCGCACGGCGTCTGCCCGGCGCCTCGGAGGTACGCACGCCACCGGGCGCGTCCGCCTCGGGTGCTCGACGCCTGCCCGGCCGCACGTCCTGCCCGGCGGACGGTCTCGTCGTCTCGGACGCCTTCTCCCCCGCGGCGGACGGCGCCGCGGACGCCACCGCACCCGACCCCGCGTCCCCGGCGTCCTGCCCGGCACCCGCGTCGGCGTCCTGCCCGGTGGACCCCGAGGTCTGTGCCGAGGCCTGCTCGGCCTCACGGGCGCGGCGACGCGCGGCGCGGCTGCCGAGCTCGGTGTCGTCGGTGATCCGCGGGATCTCGCCCGTGAGCTCGGAGACACTCACGCCGCTGCCGCCCTCGTCCGCCCGCCGACGCCGACGCGCCTTGGGTGCGGCCGCGTCCGACTGCTCCGCGCCCATGCGCTTGAGCAGCTCCGCCACGGTGATCTGCTGACCGTCCTGATCCTCGGCCATCTCAGCTCCCCTTCCCGTCGCCGCCCGCGTCCCGGTCGAGACGCTGCAGAATGAGCCCCTCCCGCAGGGCCCACGGACAGATTTTCACACTTTCCAAACCCAGAGCCCTCATCGACGCCTCCGCCACCAGTGCTCCCGCGACCACCTGATGCGACCGGTCAGAGCTGATGCCCTCCAACTCTGCCCTGTCAGCGGCCGTCATGCGAGAGATAAACGCGATCACCTGCCGCAGTCCCGAGGCGGTGAGGATCCGCTCGACCCGCGGACCCTCCGACGACGGCGCCGCACCGGTGAGCCGAGCCAACGTGCGGAACGTCTTGGACGTGGCGCAGGCCAGGTCGGGGACACCGGCCGCCCGCAGTTCCCTGGCGGGGCCCTCCAGCTCGGCGTCGATGAAGTCGCGCAGCTGGTTGATGCGCTTGCGCTCCGGCGGATCGGTCTTGAACCAGTCGTGCGTCAACCGCCCGGCACCCAGCGGCAGACTGAAGGCGTACTCGGGCAGTTCGTCCTCACCGTTCGTCAGCTCCAGTGAGCCGCCCCCGATATCGAGGTTGACGATCCGACCGGCGCTCCAGCCGAACCACCGGCGGGCCGCGAGGAAGGTCATGCGCGCCTCGTCCTCGCCGGAGAGCACGCGCAGCGCGATCCCGGTCTCCTTCTCGACCTTCTCGAGCACCGCGTCCGAGTTGGCGGCGTCGCGAACGGCAGAGGTCGCCAGGGCCATGACCTCGCGGCACTTGGTGGCCTTGGCCAGGTCAGCGGCCTCGCTGACGGCGTCGACGAGCCTGGCGACGCCGGTCTTCGAGATGTTGTTGTCCTCATCGAGGTACTCGATGAGGCGTAGACGCGTCTTGGAGTCGTTCATGGGAGTGGGATGCCCCCCGCGATGGGCGTCGACCACGAGGAAATGGACCGTGTTGCTCCCGACGTCCAGGACACCTAATCTCACACGCCCACCCTAAACGGTCTACGGTCGCAGGTTGTGACCGCCACCGAACGCACCAGCAGCCCGGGCGCGCCCGCCGCGGAAGTCCCCCTCGACTTCCCCCGCGAGTGGTACACGTTCCCCGACCCGGCGAACGACCAGCATCTCGTGTCCGCGGACATGACGTGGCTGCTGTCCTCGTGGACGTGCGTGTTCGGCACACCGGCCTGCCACGGCATCGAGGCCGGGCAGCCCGACGCGGGCTGCTGCACACACGGCGCATTCCTGTGTGACGACGACGACCGCTCCCGCCTGACGGTGAACGTCGAGCTCCTGGGTCCCGACGACTGGCAGCACCGCGAGGCCGCGCTGGAGGCGGCGGAGGCCGAGGGCGGCGATCTCGAGCCGTGGCTGGAAGAGGACGACCTCACCGGGGACGACGGCGAGCCCGAGCCCGCTCTGCGGACGCGCCGCCTGGGCGGTCGGTGCGTGTTCTTCAACGACGTCGGATTCCCGGCCGGCTCGGGCTGCGCCCTGCACCACATGGCGGCGCGGACGGGCCGCACCCTGCCCGAGTCGAAGCCGGACGTGTGTTGGCAGTTGCCGATCCGCCGGACGCAGGAATGGGAGACCCGGGCCGACGAGGTCGAGGTCCTCCACACCCGTATCGCCGAGTACGACCGCCGCGGCTGGGGCCCCGGCGGGCTGGACCTGGACTGGTACTGCACCGGCTCGCCCGAGGCGCACGTCGGTGCCGAGCCGGTGTTCGTCTCGCTGCGCGACGAGCTGGTGGAACTGCTGGGGGCCGACTGCTACGAGGTGCTGGCCGCGGCGTGCCGGCGCCGCCGCCAGTTGGGGATCGTCGCGGTGCACCCCGCGACCGAGCGGGCGGCCTCCGGGTCCTGATCCGGCGCGGAGGCCGGGCGCGGCGGTCAGCCCTCGAACTTGTAGCCCAGCCCGCGGACCGTCACCAGGTGGACCGGCTTGCCCGGATCCTGTTCGATCTTGGACCGCAGCCGCTTGACGTGGACGTCCAGCGTCTTGGTGTCGCCCACATAGTCCGACCCCCAGACGCGGTCGATGAGCTGGCCGCGGGTGAGCACTCGCCCCGAGTTGCGCAGCAGGTACTCGAGCAGGTCGAACTCCTTGAGCGGGAGGGTCACCACACTTCCGCGGACGGTCACCGTGTGTCGCTCGATGTCCAGTCGCACCGGCCCGGACTCCAGTACACCGATGTCGTCCGCCTGGTCGCCCTCCGAGTCCGCCCCACGCCTCAGGACGGCGCGGATGCGGGCGATGAGCTCACGGGCGGAGTAGGGCTTGGTCACGTAGTCGTCGGCCCCCAACTCCAGCCCGACCACCTTGTCGATCTCGCTGTCGCGCGCGGTCACCATGATGACCGGGACGCTCGAGGTCACGCGCAACCGCTTGCACACGTCGGTTCCGGACATGCCCGGGAGCATGAGATCCAGTAATACGATGTCGGCGCCCTCCGCGTCGAAGCTCTCCAGCGCTGTCGGGCCGTCGCCGGCGATGGTGACCTCGAAGCCCTCCTTGCGCAGGAGGAACGCCAGCGGATCCGCCAGCGAGGCCTCGTCCTCTACGATCAGCACCCTGGTCACGGCACCTGGTCCTCTCCTTGTCGGTCGTGCTCGGCGGGGGCCGGGGGCCCCTCGCCACCCGGCTCCACATGGGCCGGAAGTTCGAGTGTGAACGTCGACCCGGTCCCGGGTCGGCTCCAGATGCTGACGGCGCCGTTGTGGTTCTGTGCCACGTGCTTGACGATCGCCAGTCCCAGTCCGGTCCCGCCGGTGGCCCGGGACCGGGCCTTGTCCACGCGGAAGAACCGTTCGAAGACGCGGGTCTGGTGCTCGGGCGCGATGCCGATCCCCCGGTCGGTGACCCGAAGCATGACGGTGTCGCCGTCGAGTGACCGGGTGATCGAGACCGGGGTGCGTTCGGGCGAGTAGTTGACGGCGTTCGAGATGAGGTTGGTCAACGCGGTGACCAACAGGGTCCAGTCGCCCGACACCTCGAGCCCGGACGGGGCGTCGGTGATCAACTCGATCCCCGCCGCCTCCGCCGCGGCAGCCGACCGGCGCATCGCCTCGTCCACCACGGCGTCCACGTCCACCGGCTCGGGATCGCGGATCCGCTCCGCGCCCTGCAGCCGGGACAGCTCGATGAGCTCGGAGACCATCTTGCCCAGTCTGTGGGCCTCGTTCACCACGCGTCCGCCGAAGTACTCGACCGACTCCGGGTCGTCCTTGGACTCGAGCAACGCCTCGGCCAGCACCGCCATCGCCCCCACCGGGGTCTTGAGTTCATGGGACACGTTGGCCACGAAGTCGCGTCGGGCGGCCTCCATGCGGCGCTGTTCGGAGTCGTCGTCGGCGAACACCACCGCGAACTGCCCGAGGTGACCGCCGAGGATCTCGCTCCGACCGCTCACCGACGGGATTCGACGGCGCCCCGCGGTGACCTTGGCGGGAAGGTCGAACGCCGACGGCTGGCCGGAGGCGAACGTGGCCTCGGCGGCGCTCCACACCGGGTCCACCAGGAGCCGGTCGTCCACGATCCCCAGTTCCGCGGCGCGACGGTTGTAGAGCACCACGTCCTGATGGCGGTCCACCACGGCCAGCGCGTAGGGAGCCTGGTGGTACACCGCCCGCAGGACCTCCAGCCGGCTCGGCCCCTGCTGCTCGGCCAGCCGGAGCTCACGGCGTGCGTGCAACCGGGGGACGACGAAGCCGCCGACGATGAAGCCGACCACCGCGGCGACGATCGCGAGGGCGATCCCGAAACTGACCTGCACGTGCCAGATACTACGGTGCGGCGAACCGACGACCACAACAGAGAACCCCCGTCCATCCGCGGGAAGTCCGCAGGTGGACGGGGGTTCTCCGTGTGTTCACCGGAGTGTCACCTACTTCTGGGCGCCCTGGCTGGCGACTGCGGCGGCCCCCGCGGCCGCGGCCTCCGGGTCGAGATAGGTGCCACCCGGGTTGGCGACCAGACCGGAGTCGTCGAAGCGGTAGACGAGCGGGATGCCGGTGGGGATGTTCAGGCCCGCGATGTCCTCGTCGGAGATGCCGTCGAGGTGCTTGACCAGCGCACGGAGCGAGTTGCCGTGCGCGGCGACCATCACGGTCTTGCCCTCCGCCAGCTGTGGGGCGATCTCGGCGGCGTAATACGGGATGAACCGGTCCACGACGTCCTTGAGGCACTCGGTCAGCGGCACCTCCGGCAGGTCGGCGTAGCGGGCGTCCGCCGACTGCGAGTACTCGTTGTCCGGGTCGATCGCCGGCGGCGGCGTGTCGTAGCTGCGGCGCCACAGCATGAACTGCTCGTCGCCGTACTCGTCCTTGATCTCCGCCTTGTTGAGGCCCTGGAGCCTGCCGTAGTGACGCTCGTTGAGCTTCCAGTGCCGCACCACCGGGATCCAGTGCCGGTCGCAGGCGTCGAGCGCGATGTTGGCCGTCGTGATGGCCCGGCGGAGCAGGGACGTGAACAGGACGTCCGGCAGGATGCCCTCCTCGGCGAGGAGCCTGCCTCCGCGGACCGCCTCCTCGCGTCCGAGGTCGGTGAGGTCCACATCGACCCATCCGGTGAACTGGTTGGAGGCGTTCCACGTGGACTGACCGTGACGCAGCAGGACGAGGGTTCCGTAAGCCATGCGGCCATTATGACCCGACGCACGAGGACTACGGTGCAGACATGACCACAGACGCCGGCAACACCCCCGATCGACCCGACCGGCCGTGGACCGACCACTACACCCCGGGCACCGCGCACGACCTCGCGTACGGCAGCACCACGCTGATCGATCAGTTCGACGACGCCGTGCGGGCCTACTCCGACCGGCCCGCGACCGAGTTCTTCGGCCGCCTGACCTCCTACTCCGAGATCGGCAGCCGGGTCCGCCGCGCCGCCGAGGGGCTGCGGCGCCTCGGGGTGGGTCGCGGGGACCGGGTCGCGGTGCTGTTGCCGAACTGTCCGCAGGGGATCGTCGTGTTCTACGCCGCGCTGCGGATCGGCGCGATCGTGGTCGAGCACAACCCGCTCTACACCGCCGACGAGCTCGCGGGCCCGTTCGCCGACCACGGCGCGCGGGTGGTGGTGACCTGGAACGTCGTCGCCGGCACGGTGCGCGAGCTGGCCGACCGCCCGGGAACGGCCATCGAGCACATCATCGCCGTCGACCTGCTCGACGAACTCCCCGCGGCCAAGCGCCTGGCGCTGAAGCTCCTGCCCGTCCCGTCGCTGCGCGCCTCGCGAGCGAAGCTGTCGGTCCCCGCCCCCGGGACCCTGGATTGGCGAGATCTGGAGACCGGGCCGGAGCTGGACTTCTCCCATCCGCGGCCGCGCGCCGAGGATCCGGCGCTGATCCTCTACACCTCCGGCACCACCGGCACGCCCAAGAGGGCCACCCTCTCGCACGCCAACCTGGTGGCCAACGCCACGATGGGCGAGGCCTGGGTGCCCGGGCTCGAGCCGGGTAGGGAGCGGTTCCTGGCCTCGCTTCCGATGTTCCACGCGTACGGGGTGACGATGTGCGTGGTGTTCGGCATCGCCCAGGGCGCGCGGCTGCAACTCGTGCCGACACCCGACATGGACCTCATCATGCCGATCCTGGCCAAGGACCTGCCGACCTTCATCCCGGCAGTCCCACCGATCTACTCGAAGATCCTCGAGGAGGCCGACCGGCGGGGGATCTCGCTGCGGGGCGTGCGGCACTCGTTCTCTGGCGCGATGAGCCTGCCCGCCGACCTCATCGGCAGGTGGGAGGCCGCGACCGGGGGCCTGCTGGTGGAGGGATACGGGATGACCGAGACCTCCCCCATCACCGTCGGCAATCCCATGTCGACGGCGAGGCGGGCCGGCAGCATCGGCATCCCCTTCCCCGACACCGATGTCCGCGTCTCCCACAAGGACGATCCCTCCGTCGACGCCTCCCCGGGCGAGCCCGGCGAGCTGCTGGTCAGGGGCCCGCAGGTCTTCCCGGGGTACTGGGGAAACCCCGAGGCCACGGCCGAGACCTTCCACGACGGATGGCTGCGCACCGGCGACGTCGTGACCCAGGATCCCGACGGTTTCCTCCACGTGGTGGACCGCATCAAGGAGATGATCGTCACCGGCGGGTTCAACGTGTACCCCTCCGAGGTCGAGGCGGTCCTGCGCAGGGCCCCGGGCGTGGCCGACTGCGCGGTGGTGGGCCGGCGCGGCCCGGACGGCGGCGAGCAGGTGGTGGCCGCGGTCGTGCTCGAACCGGGCGCCGAGCTCGACGCCCCGGCCCTCCGCGCCCACTGCAGGGCCTCGCTCACCGGGTACAAGGTCCCGCGCGAATTCGTGCAGGTGGCCGAGCTGCCCACCAACCCGATGGGCAAGGTCCTGCGCAAGAAGGTCGCGGAGCTGATCAACTCCTGAATCCGACCGCCGAACTGGCCGCATGGATACCACCGTCAACGTATGGGTTGACATGCATTCCCATTCGTACGTACCGTGTACTCACATCAGGAAGGGAATTGACATGAGCCAGTCATCTGAGACCGCGCTGCGCACTTCGAAGTCGCAGAGGATCAATCTTCGAGCAAGCGAGCGGCAGGAAGAGATTCTGCGCCGCGCCGCGTCAGCGACCGACACCTCTATGACCGAGTTCATCCTGGGAAGTGCCGTCGATCAGGCCGAGAAGGTTCTTGCCGATCGCAGATGGTTCACGGTGTCCCAGGAACAGTGGGACGAGTTTAACCGTCTGCTCGACACGCCATTGGAGGACAGCTCCAAGCTCCGTCGACTAGCCGCCCGCCCATCGCCGTTCTCTGCTTCCGAGAACGAGTGACGGCCAAGGATGCCGTATTGCGCCCCACGGAAGCTATTGCGCAGCGACGTCACCGAGGGTTTCGATAGCGGTGCGGCGGAACTCGACTCGTGGTTGGACGAGTACGCGTACGTCAACCAACGGGCCAACAACGCGGTCACTTACGTCAGTACCGACGGCGATCGGGTAGTGGGTTACTACTCGATCGTCGTCGCTGCGGTGGAACTCGCGCAGGTGCCTGAGCGACTGACCAAAGGCGGTCGCCCGGCCGAGTTGCCGTGCATACTGCTCGCTCGTCTAGCCGTTCACAGGTCCACCCACGGGCACGGGCTAGGCGCTGGCCTGCTTCAGGACGCCCTCAAGAGAGCCGCCGTAATCAGCGAGTCCATCGGTGCGGCCGCGTTGCTCATCCATGCTCGCGACGACGGTGCCCGGGAATTCTATCTCCACAACGGCAACTTCCTGAGCTCTCCGACCGACCCGATGCATCTGTTCTTGCCGATGAAGGACATCCGCAAGGTATTCCTACCGGGCTGACTAGTACCCCTCACTCGCGACTCGCAACACATCCTTCGCGGACTCGAGCCACCGAAACGGTTCGATCTCCACCGCCACCGGATCCCCTGACCACAGCGAGGCGGGTTCCCAGTACCAAGCCGCAACGTTCCCCTCGACGAACGCAAACTGCTCCCCAGCTCGGTCGAGATCACCCAGAACAATATGCGCCGACGCCAAGTTGACTGGCCTGCTGATATTCCCGATGTCGTCCGATACCGCACTCAGCAATCGTATGGCTAACTCCGGATCGTCGGGGATTGAGCAGAAGGCCAGAGCGTTGCTCCACACAGCGTTCTGCGGGTCGTTCAGCCAAGCTTTACGTGCCCGGTGCACCGCAGCAAACCTGTCCCCCGCTTGGATCGCCAGAACAATGTCCTCCAATACCTGGTCCACGTCGGTCGATTCCGAATCGCCGTTTCGGAGTTCGCTCATCGCCGACTGGCCGAGCGCTTTCCACAGCACGGACACGGGAAACTGTCTTTCGATCAAAACCTCAGATTTCACCCCCGAAAGAGCCGACATTTCTTGCGAATCGTTGACCCAGGCAATCTCGAGCTCGATCGATCGTGTGCACCACTCCCGAGGTGAGGTTCTGGTGAACCGCTCGTAAACCCACCTGGACACGGACTGCCCTCCGCGCAAGACCCTGTGGTCAAGCGCGGCCTCCGTCCGTTCGTACCCCTCCAGTTTCCATGCGATCAGGTGGGCTGCTGCCGCGTCTTCTACCCACCGATCAATGAGATTGCGCCCCGCGCCTTTCCGGGTCTCGTGCATGAGGTGATCGAGAGTGATCTCGCCCTCAGCAGCGCGGCAGACCGTGAGGCAATTCTCAACGTATCGGAGCCACGGCTGCATCGTCGGAGCGGAGGGGAGAGGTTCCCCGGACCCGGACTCCCTGGCCCAGATAGCCAAGCTGAGGTCGTAGAGGAGTTGCCTCTCGACCGCTGGCGCCAGAAAACTTCTGAGGACCATGTCCGGACTTATCCCCCGCTCCCCCAATAACCCGAGCGCCGAGGTCACGTAAACTGCCCTCCTCAGCGGGTCCCGCCACGGCGGGGTGAGAACCTTGTCGCGCACGAAGCGAAGAAGAGTGGCCGTCGGCCACGTTGCGTCTGGAGGGACGCCCACCCTCTGCAGGACGTCCTTACCCAGATCGACGTTGCCCCATTCCCATTCGAGCCGTCGACGCTCGACAGCGATGCTGCGGATCGACTCACAAGCCCCGTCACCACCGCAAAGTGCATGACCGCTCGACGAACACTCGTTAGCAAAATAGTCGAGTGCAGCAACGTGAAGCTCGGAATACATGATCCGAATCGTAGGTCACCCGCCAGCCGAGGTCTCCGCGATCGCAGGCGATAGGCCCTAATCCGGCTGCGGCAGATCCGCGGTGAGGTGACGGAACGCGTGGAGATTGCGCAGCGGCTCACCGCGCGAGACGCGCCACTCCCACTCCCGGCGGATCGAGGTGTAAAACCCGATCTCGAGCAGGATGTTGAAGTCGTGATCCGCGGCCTCGAGCACCTGGCCCAGCACGCGGTCGAGCTCCTCCTCGGTCACCGCCACGAGCGGCATCCGGCCCACAAGATAGATGTCACCGTTGTTGTCCAGCGTGTACGCCACCTGGTACAGGCGCCGGTTGCGCCGCAGCAGGTACTTGTAGACCTTCTCGAAGTCTTCGTCGGGCTTGCGGCAGACGAACGCCTCGATCCGCACGCTCTCCCGGTTCACCGTCAGGTGGCAGGCGGTCTTGAGGCGCTTCTCCCCCGGCAGCTGCACCACGAAGACCCGGCCGTCGGCCAACGTCGACTCGATGTCCCGCTCCACGAGGAAGTCGCGGATCAACTCCAGGGTCGGGCCGTCGACCTCGTCGGCACCGCGAGGCGCAGCCCCGCTGCCCTCGTCCATGCGCTTGTTCTCGGTGGGGTCGATCATCGTGGCTCCTTCGGTTCGACTCCCCTGTACTCGTGAGCGGTTCGTCGCGGGGGGAGGTTCGGACGGGGCGCTCGACCGGCGGGCGCCCCGGGGTGTCAGGAGGCGGTGGCCGCCTCTCGCCGGGCCCGGTGAGCGGCCACCGTGCCCGCGTACGAGGCGAGAAGTCCATCGGCGGTGGAATCCCAGGAGAACCGGGAGGCGTGAACCGGGGCGGCCCGCGACATGGACAGGCGGCGCGCGTCGTCGTCGAGCAGTCCCACCAACGTGGCCGCCCACTCGCGCGGGTCGTGACCGACCACGGTGATCCCCGTGCGGCCGTGATCGACCGCCGTGGGCAGACCGCCCACAGCCGCCGCCACCACCGGCGTCCCGCAGGCCTGCGCCTCCAGTGCCACGAGGCCGAAAGACTCCGAATACGACGGCACGGCCACCACGTCGGCGGCGCGGTACACGTCCACGAGTTCCGCGGGTGGCCGCGGCGCGAGGAAACTCACCCGGTCGGCCACGCCCAGCTCGTCGGCCAGGTCCATGAGTGAACGGGGGCGCTCCAGCCCGGACCCGCTGGGCCCGCCCACCACCATCAGACGCACGTCCCGGTGCGGCTGCTCCCGCACGATCTCGGCCAGTGCACGGACGATCACATCGGGGGCCTTGAGCGGCTGGATCCGGCCGACGAACGCGACCACCTCGGACCGCTGCCCCAGCCCCAACGCCCGGCGGGCCCGCTCTGTGCCGCGCTGCGTCCCGGGGGTGTACTGCTCGAGGTCGGCGCCCGGGGGCACCACGTCGATGTGGGCGGGGTCGGCGTCGTAGTAGCCCACGAGTTCGTCGCGCTCGCCGGTGGTGTTGACCACGAGGCGGTGCGCGGAGTCCACGATCTGCTGCTCGCCGATGCGCCGGGACTCAGGCTCCGGGACGTCACCGTCGGCGAGGACCGCGTTCTTCACCTCCGCCAGGGTGTGCGCCGTGTGCACCAGGGGTACGCCCCAGTGCTCGGAGGCCACCAGACCGGCCTGCCCGGACAGCCAGTAGTGGGAGTGGATGAGGTCGTAGTGCCCGGGTGCATGACCGGCCTCCGCCCGCATCACACCGGCCACGAATGGGCAGAGCTGCGTGGGCAGGTCCTCCTTGCACAGGCCCTCGAACGGCCCCGCCACGATGTTGCGCACCAGCACGCCGTCGCCGGCCTGCTCGACCGGCGGCTGCGAGGAATGGGTGGCGCGGGTGAAGACCTCGACCTCCACGCCCCGGCGGGCCAGCCGACGGGCGGTCTGCAGAACGTACACGTTGAGCCCGCCCGCATCGCCCGTTCCCGGCTGCGCCAACGGCGAGGTGTGGAACGACAGGACGGCGATGCGCCTCGGGAGGGGGGCCTCGGCGCCGGTGCGGAGATCGGAGACGGTCACCTCACCGATTGTGCCCGCGACGACGACGCGGCGCACTCCGGCGCGAGAGGGCCCGCCCGTCGCCCCGGCGCGGATCCGCGGCTACAGCTCGGCGGCGAAGGCGTCGAGCTCGGCCAGGAACCGCGGCGTCTCCTCGAGGAACGGTGCGTGCGCCGACTCGGCGAACCCCACGTAGCGCGCACCAG is a window from the Dietzia sp. JS16-p6b genome containing:
- a CDS encoding GNAT family N-acetyltransferase, translated to MRSDVTEGFDSGAAELDSWLDEYAYVNQRANNAVTYVSTDGDRVVGYYSIVVAAVELAQVPERLTKGGRPAELPCILLARLAVHRSTHGHGLGAGLLQDALKRAAVISESIGAAALLIHARDDGAREFYLHNGNFLSSPTDPMHLFLPMKDIRKVFLPG
- a CDS encoding YbjN domain-containing protein, whose protein sequence is MIDPTENKRMDEGSGAAPRGADEVDGPTLELIRDFLVERDIESTLADGRVFVVQLPGEKRLKTACHLTVNRESVRIEAFVCRKPDEDFEKVYKYLLRRNRRLYQVAYTLDNNGDIYLVGRMPLVAVTEEELDRVLGQVLEAADHDFNILLEIGFYTSIRREWEWRVSRGEPLRNLHAFRHLTADLPQPD
- the mshA gene encoding D-inositol-3-phosphate glycosyltransferase, with amino-acid sequence MTVSDLRTGAEAPLPRRIAVLSFHTSPLAQPGTGDAGGLNVYVLQTARRLARRGVEVEVFTRATHSSQPPVEQAGDGVLVRNIVAGPFEGLCKEDLPTQLCPFVAGVMRAEAGHAPGHYDLIHSHYWLSGQAGLVASEHWGVPLVHTAHTLAEVKNAVLADGDVPEPESRRIGEQQIVDSAHRLVVNTTGERDELVGYYDADPAHIDVVPPGADLEQYTPGTQRGTERARRALGLGQRSEVVAFVGRIQPLKAPDVIVRALAEIVREQPHRDVRLMVVGGPSGSGLERPRSLMDLADELGVADRVSFLAPRPPAELVDVYRAADVVAVPSYSESFGLVALEAQACGTPVVAAAVGGLPTAVDHGRTGITVVGHDPREWAATLVGLLDDDARRLSMSRAAPVHASRFSWDSTADGLLASYAGTVAAHRARREAATAS
- a CDS encoding type IV pilus biogenesis/stability protein PilW, which produces MYSELHVAALDYFANECSSSGHALCGGDGACESIRSIAVERRRLEWEWGNVDLGKDVLQRVGVPPDATWPTATLLRFVRDKVLTPPWRDPLRRAVYVTSALGLLGERGISPDMVLRSFLAPAVERQLLYDLSLAIWARESGSGEPLPSAPTMQPWLRYVENCLTVCRAAEGEITLDHLMHETRKGAGRNLIDRWVEDAAAAHLIAWKLEGYERTEAALDHRVLRGGQSVSRWVYERFTRTSPREWCTRSIELEIAWVNDSQEMSALSGVKSEVLIERQFPVSVLWKALGQSAMSELRNGDSESTDVDQVLEDIVLAIQAGDRFAAVHRARKAWLNDPQNAVWSNALAFCSIPDDPELAIRLLSAVSDDIGNISRPVNLASAHIVLGDLDRAGEQFAFVEGNVAAWYWEPASLWSGDPVAVEIEPFRWLESAKDVLRVASEGY
- a CDS encoding DUF1778 domain-containing protein: MSQSSETALRTSKSQRINLRASERQEEILRRAASATDTSMTEFILGSAVDQAEKVLADRRWFTVSQEQWDEFNRLLDTPLEDSSKLRRLAARPSPFSASENE